One Caretta caretta isolate rCarCar2 chromosome 6, rCarCar1.hap1, whole genome shotgun sequence genomic region harbors:
- the FTH1 gene encoding ferritin heavy chain — MSSSPSQVRQNYNQDCEAAVNRQINLELYASYVYLSMSFYFDRDDVALKNFAKYFLHQSHEEREHAEKLMKLQNQRGGRIFLQDIKKPDRDDWENGLTAMECALHLEKNVNQSLLDLHKLATDKNDPHLCDFIETHYLDEQVKAIKELGEHVTNLRKMGAPKYGMAEYLFDKHTLGDSDSEN, encoded by the exons ATGTCTTCGTCTCCATCCCAGGTGCGCCAGAACTACAACCAGGACTGCGAGGCGGCCGTTAACCGCCAGATCAACCTGGAGCTCTACGCCTCCTACGTGTACCTCAGCATG tctttCTATTTTGACCGGGATGATGTGGCTCTAAAGAACTTTGCCAAGTATTTCCTGCACCAGTCCCACGAGGAGCGTGAGCATGCTGAAAAACTCATGAAGCTGCAGAACCAGAGGGGCGGTCGCATCTTTTTGCAGGACATCAAG AAACCAGATCGTGATGATTGGGAGAATGGGCTGACAGCAatggagtgtgccttgcacctggaaaagaatgtgaaccagtcactccttgatctgcacaagctggcaactgacaagaatgaccctcat ttgtgtgacttcattgaaaccCACTACCTGGATGAGCAGGTGAAGGCCATCAAAGAGCTGGGTGAGCATGTGACCAACCTGCGCAAGATGGGGGCACCCAAATATGGGATGGCAGAGTACCTCTTTGACAAGCACACCCTGGGGGACAGTGACAGTGAGAACTAA